The DNA sequence AGCTATACCCGCAATGAAAAGTGCTCCGAATGTCACGGAACAGGCAGTGAAAACGGAAGCTCAAAAAAAATGTGTCCAGATTGTAAGGGTACGGGACAGGTGCGTCAAAGTACCGGTTTCTTTTCTATATCGAGGCCGTGTCCTACCTGCGGCGGCGAAGGCTCCATAATCGAAAAACCGTGTAAAAAATGCGGCGGAAACGGCTTGGAGCGCAAAAAACAGCGTATAATCGTTACTATTCCTGCCGGTGTCGAAAACGGAAAACGGATTACTATTCCCAGTCAAGGAAATGCAGGTCAGGCAGGCGGAGACTACGGTGACCTCTTTGTATTTATCTTTGTTCAAGCTCATCCTCATTTTGAGCGCAACGGAATAGACCTATATTGTGCAGTTCCCATCTCAATGACTCAGGCTGCTTTGGGCGGAGAAATAAACATAAAATCCCTTGACGAAAAAACCTTAAAACTTAAAATTCCGGCCGGAACACAAAACGGAAAACTTTTAAGAATCAGGGGTGAAGGCGTTCCTTCAGGAATAGGCCGAAAGGGCGATCTCTATATTCAAATTCAAGTGCAAATTCCTTCAAGGCTTTCTTCGAAGTCAAAAAAACTTTTACAGGAAATTTCAGAGCTTGAAGGAGAAAACGAAAATCCAAGTTTAATAGCTTTAAAAGATTTACCTTAAAAAATTTTACTTTACACTTTATTTTTATTTTATTTTATGATATAATACCTCCAAAGCTGGAGAAGATCATAATGATAAAATTACGTAAATTACTTTCGAATATTCTGATAAGTATTGGGATGGGGTGTGTTTTTGCTCTCTTCTTGATATTTGTCAGCCCAAGATTTTTGTTTTTAGGTAAATTTTATTCGGCTAATGATATGACTCTGGCTTTGAGCCGATTGGCAAGGATTCCTGAAATGACTCAAGTGCACAGGTTTATTATAGGAGCTTTGGTTTTTGTCATTGTTGCAATATTTACTGACTCGCTTATACGTACCTCTTATAAGAAAATAGAAAGTAGAGAATATGATAAACCTAAAACTAAGGTCTTTGCGGAATTTTTGAAAAAAATTCGGTTTTGTTACACTATAGAAAATTTAATAGATACCATAAGTAATGAGCTTGAGTATTCGGGTGACTGTTCGGTAATGCTTGTAGATTCTATAGAAAATGTCGTATTATATAATAGTACTTCAAGATTTATTTCCTCTCCCGAAACTTTTGCTTCTCTGCATGAAATTACAGTGGAATATAAGCCGGGAGTTTATTTTTTTAATGCAGATATGCAGGGATGTAAACTTAAAGATGCACGTATTGCTGCGGTAATCTTAGAAAAAATGCAAATTTTTATTATTTGCGGTTATTTTAACGATGTTGAACCTGAGATTTTTAATACAATGTTTTCGGAATTTTTGACTTATCAAAACAGGGTTTCTACTCTTGAACAACTTTTATACTTTTCAGAATTAAGCCAAGAATGGAATATGGTTGCAAACACACAAAAGGCTTTCTTACCTCAAAAGCTCCCTGAGATGCCTATGCTTGAGTTGGCGGCTTATTTTAAACCCCTTGTAAACGTATCAGGAGACTATTATGATGCTATAAAGATTGATGAGCATAAGACCCTCCTAGTTGTAGGGGACGTCTCCGGTAAGGGCCTTTCAGCTGCATTGGTTATGGGTATTGTTGTAAATACAATTAAAATAGCAAAAAATAAAGAAGATCTTCCTGCTCTTGTGTTGGCAGTAGACAGCGCCATAAAAAGAATGGGCCTTTTGGATAAGTATACGGTTTTATTTTTAGGTTTAGTTGACACCGAAAAAATGACTATAAAATATGTTAATGCCTCAATGGAAGATCCGATGATTCTTACGGAATCTCCGGACGGCTACAAGGTAAAGGTACTTGAATCTACTTGCAGTATTGTAGGTATCATTGACTTCGATAAAATAGAAGTGCGTGAAAGGCCTCTTTATCGGGGTGATGTAATTTTGATGATGACAGACGGTGTTCCTGAATCTATGAATGGCGAAGGCGTTGAATTAGCAGAGACCGATATGTACATGGAATCTATAAAATCTTTTGTTCAATATAGTGCAGATGATATAGTGCGAAAAGTTGCCGGTATGGCTTATGCTCATGCAGGTAATCAGCCCATGAGAGATGACATTACTATAATGTGTGCTAAGGTTAAGGGGTAAATTATGGGTCTGATTGTTTTTGTATTCTTTTTTCTTGTTGTTTTAACGATATTGGCTATAAGCCTTATTGTCAAAAAAGAGCCTTATGCAAAAAGCCTTTTTATGGTTGCCGGAATGACGGTAATAACGACCTTGCTTTTTTTGACCTTAATATTAGCATTATATTTCAATTTTTCCGGTATCGTTTCTATTATATCGAAACTTTTCATGATAGGGATGGTTTTGATTTCTTTTTTTACCTTGCAGTTTACTGTTAAAATGCCTTATTTTGAGCGTAAAAAAAATACTCCTTTTACAGTGCTTAATGGTATTTTACATTTAGGAATTACTGCATTGGCAATTTTCTTTATAAAAGGTTTCTTTTGGAATCCTCTCTCAGGTTTTAAATTCACATCACTTATGATAGCGGGAAATCCTGCCTCAGGTATTTTTGAAAGGACCCTCCTTTTGTTTGTACCTGTTTTGGCAATGTTGATTTCTCTATATAAAGTTTTTAAGGAAGAAAGTAGAATTTACAGACAGCAGATGATAATTTATTTTCTGGCTCTTCTTTTTAGCGTAATTCTTTGGAGTTTTGTTTATTATTTTTCTACTATTTTTTCGTGGGCAATAGCTATAACACCTCTCGGATATTTGCTTCTAATTTTCTTTACTTCATTCGGATTTTCAACCTCAATGGTATATGATAGAAAACAACTATTCCTTGCCTTATTGAGGTTTTTGATTTTTATTTTAGTGTTTGCTGCCGTAACAGGATATTGGGCTTCATGGGTTCTTACCTATGTCCGTAATTTTTATTTTCAGGTTGTTTTGTTGATTATAGGGGCTCTTGTTTTTCTTATTATTAGGAATTTTGTTTCTCAAAGATTTAAATGGTTTTTGGGTGATACTTCCGAATATGCAGAAGCTATAGAGGAAAAACTACAGCAAGTTGACTATACGAAAGGCCGTGAAAAAGTCATGGAAAGTTTTTCTAATATTTTATTGGATCAGCTAAATGCCGGCGCTATCAATATTTTGATTACTAGTGAAAGCGGAATATTGGAACCTGTTTATTCGACGATAAATGTAACTTCTACTTTTGATGCTGCTCAACCTATTTTTCAATTTTTATTGAATGAAAATATTCAGGTCATAATGAGATCTCAAGTTTTGACAAACCCTGCTTTTTCCGGTGTAAGAAGTGAATTAATCGGTTTTATGAACAGTACCTATGCCGAAATATTGATTTGTGTACGTGAAGGTCAAAAATTGATAGGAGTTATTTCCATTTCTTCTAAAAAAAGAAGAGAGGCTTATACTACATATGACTTTGATGTCTTAAACAGTCTTTATTCTTATTTCTTTTTAGTTGTATATTATTTGCGGAATATAGCAAAGCAGGATATAGTTCTTATTCTCGATAGAGAAATAGAAATGTCCGATCAAATTATCGGTTCAATCCAAAAAAATATAGATATTGTTGAAAAGAAAGTTATTGATGTGGATTCTGTTGCCTTTTCGGCTCACCAATTGGGAGGCGATTTTACCGACTTTATTAGATTGTCTGAAGATAGATATTTATTTTTGATAGGAGACGTTTCCGGTAAAGGATTAAGTGCAAGTATGTCAATGGTTATTTTAAAGTCTGTTATGCATACTTATCTTTCGGAGACTTCTGATTTTAAGGAGCTTGTAGTAAAAATAAATTCTTTTATTAAGAATAATCTTCCTAAAGGAACTTTCCTTGCGGGGCTTTTCGGTATTATGGATTTTAAGACTTCAACAATATATTATCTTAACTGCGGTATTCCTCTCATGTCTATGTATATTGATTCTTATAAAAATGTTATCGAAATACAGGGAGAGGGAAGAGTATTAGGTTTTGTAAAAAATATACGTCCCTTTTTAAAGGTCAGAAAAATTACAATGAACCGTAATGATATTATAGTATTTACTACTGACGGTTTGTTGGATTCCAAGAATTTAAAAGGCGACAAATTCGGAAATGAGAGAGTAAGCCGTTTAATTGCAGTGAATAAGACTAAGTCTGCTAAAGAGATTTCTAATGCGATATATAAAACGTTCTTGGATTATATTGCTCATGAAATTGAAGATGATATTACTATCATGACATTTAAACATATATAAGGAGGTTTTATGGAAAATTTAATTATTAATGAATCAGAGGTATCCGGATGCTTATTATTGTCTATAGAAGGCCCTGTTAATTTATATACATCCGGCGATTTTGAAAAAAGAGTATATTCGGCAATTAAAGATCACGATACAATTTTGGATCTATCAAAGGTAACATCACTATCATCGTCGGGAATTGGAGTGCTTATGTCTGCCCATAATGATGGTGAGGATAACGGACACAAGATGTATGTGTTGAATCCGGCCAAGGATGTAAAAATGGCTTTGGATTCAACAGGGTTTTCAGATGTGTTTAATATTATCCATTCCATTGGTGAGATATAAATAATTTTTATCAGTACTAAAATATGCATTTTACTCTAAAGAAAATTTTCTTTCTATTTTTCTTTTTTGTCTTTATATTTTCTATTTATCCTAACAATAAAATTTCCGATGAAAATGTATATAAAAAAGTATATACGTATATTTCAAAACGGTTTCCTAAGGATATCTTTAATAAAATAAATAACAATCGAAATATTTTTTTTAAGAATTTAAATAATGTATTAAATAATGAAAAAGAAGATGTTTTGGTCTTGGTAGATAAGCTTAACCTTCTTGATAAAAATTATGAACCTAAAAATATTATATTGCTCTATGACATAAAAGATAGAAAGTATGTTCTAGATCGCACCAATATCTATCTTGCAAAAATTGCAGAACGTCCATTGCAAAAAATGGCGGAAGCAGCAAAAAAAAACGGAATAGAAATAAGGGTAAGTTCAGGTTATCGTTCTTATATCTATCAGTCAAAACTTTTTTCAAAATATGTAAATATGCATGGTAAAAAAAACACTCAGTCTTTTTCTGCCCCTCCCGGCGCCAGTCAGCATCAACTTGGTACTGCCATTGACTTCGGTACAATTACGGATGACTATGCCGATACTGCTGAAGGGAAATGGCTTTTTGAAAATGCAGGAAACTACGGTTGGTCTTTATCTTACCCGAAAGATATGGAGCATGTTACAGGCTATAAATGGGAGTGCTGGCATTATAGGTATTTGGGCGTTGAGGCTTGTAAATTTCAAAAAGAATGGTTCAGCGATATTCAGCAATATATGCTGGAATTTATTGACCTTTGGAAAAAAGAAAAAGCAAAACTTAATTAGTTGTTTATATCCTTTTCGGAAAGGCCGAAACCCTCTTCTTCATTGTTATGAATTCCGTACGGTTCAATGTGTACCATGACATCATAAACATTTTCTATTTTTTCTTTAATTGCTGAAGTTACTTTTTCCGCTATACAATGACCTTCATAAATACTGATTGCGGCATCGACCTCAATATCCAAATCTATATCTAAAAGGTTTGCCATCCTTCTTATTCTTGCGCGGTGAGGATTATGAGCCCCTTCAACGGAATTAACGGCTTCAAATAATTGTTTATATAAAATATCGTTTGTATTCCCGTCCATTAATTCGATATTCAGTTCCATAAAAAGTTCTATACCCGATTTCATAATCCAAAGGCTTACGAGGAGGGCTGTAACTGCATCGAAAATAGGAGCTTTAAAAAAATGTGAAATTGCAAGACCTGCTAAAACCGAAGCGGAAAGAATTACGTCATTTGTCATATTTTTTGCATTGGCTTGAATCATCATGCTGCCGGTTTTTTTGCCTATAATATACTGGTTTAGGGCTAAAAGTAATTTTACCGCAATTGAAGATACCGTAACAATAACGGCAAATATGTGAGGCATCAGAATAGTTACGGTTCCTTTATAAACATTTATGAGTTTCCCTGTCGCTGTGATAAATAATTGAAATCCGGCTATCATAATTATAAAGGCTAAGATGAGTGAGGCCATAGTTTCAGCTCTTTGATGACCCCATGGGTGTTTCTTATCCGAAGGTCTTCCTATTATAAAACTTACTGCAAGGGTCATAATAGAAATGCCGATATCCGTAGCAGAGTCAATTCCATCGCCGATTACTGAAAGACTGTTTGCATAAATTCCTATTACAAGTTTTGCGATGCATATTATTATGTTTCCGATAAGAGAAATTAGAGAGGCAATTCTTACAAGTTTTATTCTGTTACCGCTATCCATTTTTTTATTATATCAAAATAATAAAATAAAATCAATCTTGAATTAAATGGCAGGCCGTAAAATGCCCTTCTTCCGTTTCGATTAATTCCGGTGAAATTGATTTACACTTTTCAAAGGCCTTTGGGCAGCGTTTGTAAAAACGGCAGCCTTGAGGAGGATTGATTGCACTGCTTATTTCTCCATGGATATGAATACGCCGTGCCGACATAGGAGAATCTATATCGGTACTTGGAATTGCAGAAATTAAGGCTTGAGAATAAGGATGAAGCGGGTTTTTATATAGGTCGGCACTTTTTGCAAATTCTACAAGTTTCCCCGAATACATAACGCCGACCTTATCGGAAATATATTTTACTATAGATAAATCATGGGCAATAAATAGATAGGTCATTTTAAATTCTTTTTGAAGCCTTATCAATAAATTTATTATCTGAGCTTGAATTGAAACATCGAGGGAAGAAATAGGCTCATCACAAACTATAAAGTCGGGTTCCACTGCCAGGGCTCTTGCAATTCCTATTCTTTGTCTTTGGCCTCCCGAAAATTCATGAGGGAATCTATTGGCATGTTCGGGAACAAGGCCTACGGTTTCAAGAAGAGAATATACGCTATTCTCCATTTCTTTTTTTGTTTTATATAAATTGTGAGCTTCCATTCCTTCCGAAATAATTTGAGAAATTGTCATACGGGGATTAAAAGAAGCAAAAGGATCTTGCAAAATTATTTGAGCCCTCTTTTTAAAAGTATGCAGTTCTTTTTTTGAAGCCGAGCCGATTTCGGTTCCGTCAAAAATTATTTTTCCGGCAGTAGGGCGGTAAAGGCCGAGGACGGTTCTCCCTAAAGTGGTTTTGCCGCAGCCCGATTCGCCTACTATACCTACCGTTTCTCCTCGGTTTACCGTGAAGCTTACATCATCTACTGCATGTAAAATTTCTTTACGTCCCAGAGTAAAATATTTTTTTAAATTACAAACTTCTAAAAGAGTATCAGCCATTGTTTTTTCCTTTTGCAAATTCATGTTGAAGCCAGCAGGAAGTAAAGTGTTCATCTCTTACCCGCATTTCGGGAGGTTTATGCCTAAGGCAAACTTTCATACATTTTTCGCATCTGTCGGCAAAAGCACAGCCGTCTGAAACAGAAAGCATATCGGGGTGATTCCCTTCGGGTGAATAAAGTTTATTTTCTTTTAATTGGTCTATTGAAGGGACGGCTGCAAGCAGGGCTTTTGTATATGGGTGTTGTGCGTTTTTAAAAATATCTTCTGCTCTTCCGCGTTCGATAATTTTTCCGGCATACATAACCTGAATGCGGTCTGCAATTTCGGCTGCAATTCCAAGGTCATGCGTGATAAGCATTACGGCCGTCTTTGTTTCTTTTTGAATTTTTTGTATAAGTTCCAATATCTCGGCTTGAATTGTAACATCCAGTGCCGTTGTAGGTTCGTCGGCAATTAAAATTTTAGGATTGCTTGCTAGGGCTATCGAGATTAAAACCCTCTGCCTCATACCGCCCGAAAATTCGTGAGGATATTGCTTGAGTCTTTTTTCGGGGTCAGGAATTTGAGCCAGCTCTAAAATTTTTATAGTTCGCTCTAAGGCTTCTTTTTTGCTCAACCTTTGATGAATTAAAATGCTTTCCATAACCTGCTTGCCTATGGGCATCGTAGGGTTTAAATATGTCAGAGGGTCTTGAAAAATCATGGATATTTCATTTCCTCTTATGTGCTGCATTTCTTCTTCGGAATATTCCAAGATATTTTTATCTTCAAAAATAATTTGGGACTTTTCGTGTATGCGTGTTTTTTTTCCGGGGAGGAGTTTTAAAATTGAATGAGCCGTAACGCTTTTTCCGCAGCCGGACTCTCCGACAAGTACAAGAGTTTCATCCTCGTATAGATTAAATGAAATTCCGTTTACGGCATGGATTGTTCCTGCATAAGTTTTGAAAGTAACAGCCAAATCTTTAACTTGTAAAATAGGTTTCATTTGTACTTCCTTAAATGCGGATCCATTGCATCCCGTAAAGCATCGCCGATAATCTGTAATGACAAAATTGTCAGGCTTATAAATAGAGCGGGAAAAAATAATTGGTAAGGATAAAAAAGCATTGTCTTTTGGGCTTCGGATGCCAACACCCCCCAGCTGGTATATGGCGGCTGAATTCCTAATCCGATATAAGACAAAAAGGCTTCTCCAAAAATAAATGAAGGAATATCAAAGGTTAAAGCGATTATCATAATACTCAC is a window from the Treponema denticola genome containing:
- the dnaJ gene encoding molecular chaperone DnaJ, coding for MFLEVPKFLHWEFLVPASKRDYYEVLGVDKKASNDDIKKAYRKLAIKYHPDKNQGDKAAEEKFKEATEAYEILIDEKKRSMYDQFGHAGVDGMAGGGGYDPSAFQGFEDIFGGSFSDIFENLFGGGFSSRSSGFGGRHAGPIRGSNLRYDLQISFVDAVYGKKAELSYTRNEKCSECHGTGSENGSSKKMCPDCKGTGQVRQSTGFFSISRPCPTCGGEGSIIEKPCKKCGGNGLERKKQRIIVTIPAGVENGKRITIPSQGNAGQAGGDYGDLFVFIFVQAHPHFERNGIDLYCAVPISMTQAALGGEINIKSLDEKTLKLKIPAGTQNGKLLRIRGEGVPSGIGRKGDLYIQIQVQIPSRLSSKSKKLLQEISELEGENENPSLIALKDLP
- a CDS encoding PP2C family protein-serine/threonine phosphatase yields the protein MIKLRKLLSNILISIGMGCVFALFLIFVSPRFLFLGKFYSANDMTLALSRLARIPEMTQVHRFIIGALVFVIVAIFTDSLIRTSYKKIESREYDKPKTKVFAEFLKKIRFCYTIENLIDTISNELEYSGDCSVMLVDSIENVVLYNSTSRFISSPETFASLHEITVEYKPGVYFFNADMQGCKLKDARIAAVILEKMQIFIICGYFNDVEPEIFNTMFSEFLTYQNRVSTLEQLLYFSELSQEWNMVANTQKAFLPQKLPEMPMLELAAYFKPLVNVSGDYYDAIKIDEHKTLLVVGDVSGKGLSAALVMGIVVNTIKIAKNKEDLPALVLAVDSAIKRMGLLDKYTVLFLGLVDTEKMTIKYVNASMEDPMILTESPDGYKVKVLESTCSIVGIIDFDKIEVRERPLYRGDVILMMTDGVPESMNGEGVELAETDMYMESIKSFVQYSADDIVRKVAGMAYAHAGNQPMRDDITIMCAKVKG
- a CDS encoding SpoIIE family protein phosphatase, which produces MGLIVFVFFFLVVLTILAISLIVKKEPYAKSLFMVAGMTVITTLLFLTLILALYFNFSGIVSIISKLFMIGMVLISFFTLQFTVKMPYFERKKNTPFTVLNGILHLGITALAIFFIKGFFWNPLSGFKFTSLMIAGNPASGIFERTLLLFVPVLAMLISLYKVFKEESRIYRQQMIIYFLALLFSVILWSFVYYFSTIFSWAIAITPLGYLLLIFFTSFGFSTSMVYDRKQLFLALLRFLIFILVFAAVTGYWASWVLTYVRNFYFQVVLLIIGALVFLIIRNFVSQRFKWFLGDTSEYAEAIEEKLQQVDYTKGREKVMESFSNILLDQLNAGAINILITSESGILEPVYSTINVTSTFDAAQPIFQFLLNENIQVIMRSQVLTNPAFSGVRSELIGFMNSTYAEILICVREGQKLIGVISISSKKRREAYTTYDFDVLNSLYSYFFLVVYYLRNIAKQDIVLILDREIEMSDQIIGSIQKNIDIVEKKVIDVDSVAFSAHQLGGDFTDFIRLSEDRYLFLIGDVSGKGLSASMSMVILKSVMHTYLSETSDFKELVVKINSFIKNNLPKGTFLAGLFGIMDFKTSTIYYLNCGIPLMSMYIDSYKNVIEIQGEGRVLGFVKNIRPFLKVRKITMNRNDIIVFTTDGLLDSKNLKGDKFGNERVSRLIAVNKTKSAKEISNAIYKTFLDYIAHEIEDDITIMTFKHI
- a CDS encoding STAS domain-containing protein; protein product: MENLIINESEVSGCLLLSIEGPVNLYTSGDFEKRVYSAIKDHDTILDLSKVTSLSSSGIGVLMSAHNDGEDNGHKMYVLNPAKDVKMALDSTGFSDVFNIIHSIGEI
- a CDS encoding M15 family metallopeptidase: MHFTLKKIFFLFFFFVFIFSIYPNNKISDENVYKKVYTYISKRFPKDIFNKINNNRNIFFKNLNNVLNNEKEDVLVLVDKLNLLDKNYEPKNIILLYDIKDRKYVLDRTNIYLAKIAERPLQKMAEAAKKNGIEIRVSSGYRSYIYQSKLFSKYVNMHGKKNTQSFSAPPGASQHQLGTAIDFGTITDDYADTAEGKWLFENAGNYGWSLSYPKDMEHVTGYKWECWHYRYLGVEACKFQKEWFSDIQQYMLEFIDLWKKEKAKLN
- a CDS encoding cation diffusion facilitator family transporter; the encoded protein is MDSGNRIKLVRIASLISLIGNIIICIAKLVIGIYANSLSVIGDGIDSATDIGISIMTLAVSFIIGRPSDKKHPWGHQRAETMASLILAFIIMIAGFQLFITATGKLINVYKGTVTILMPHIFAVIVTVSSIAVKLLLALNQYIIGKKTGSMMIQANAKNMTNDVILSASVLAGLAISHFFKAPIFDAVTALLVSLWIMKSGIELFMELNIELMDGNTNDILYKQLFEAVNSVEGAHNPHRARIRRMANLLDIDLDIEVDAAISIYEGHCIAEKVTSAIKEKIENVYDVMVHIEPYGIHNNEEEGFGLSEKDINN
- a CDS encoding ABC transporter ATP-binding protein produces the protein MADTLLEVCNLKKYFTLGRKEILHAVDDVSFTVNRGETVGIVGESGCGKTTLGRTVLGLYRPTAGKIIFDGTEIGSASKKELHTFKKRAQIILQDPFASFNPRMTISQIISEGMEAHNLYKTKKEMENSVYSLLETVGLVPEHANRFPHEFSGGQRQRIGIARALAVEPDFIVCDEPISSLDVSIQAQIINLLIRLQKEFKMTYLFIAHDLSIVKYISDKVGVMYSGKLVEFAKSADLYKNPLHPYSQALISAIPSTDIDSPMSARRIHIHGEISSAINPPQGCRFYKRCPKAFEKCKSISPELIETEEGHFTACHLIQD
- a CDS encoding ABC transporter ATP-binding protein, which translates into the protein MKPILQVKDLAVTFKTYAGTIHAVNGISFNLYEDETLVLVGESGCGKSVTAHSILKLLPGKKTRIHEKSQIIFEDKNILEYSEEEMQHIRGNEISMIFQDPLTYLNPTMPIGKQVMESILIHQRLSKKEALERTIKILELAQIPDPEKRLKQYPHEFSGGMRQRVLISIALASNPKILIADEPTTALDVTIQAEILELIQKIQKETKTAVMLITHDLGIAAEIADRIQVMYAGKIIERGRAEDIFKNAQHPYTKALLAAVPSIDQLKENKLYSPEGNHPDMLSVSDGCAFADRCEKCMKVCLRHKPPEMRVRDEHFTSCWLQHEFAKGKNNG